A window of the Brassica napus cultivar Da-Ae chromosome A2, Da-Ae, whole genome shotgun sequence genome harbors these coding sequences:
- the LOC106422271 gene encoding bZIP transcription factor 44-like, whose product MNKTEMGSPASGNCSSGLQNYGSESDERKRKRKESNRESARRSRMRKQKHLDDLTAQVAYLREENSHIVAGIAVTTQQYVTIEAENSILRAQFLELNQRLDSLNEIVEIAGGFWMETGQGGGVIGYGGGGGGFYDGVMNPLNLGFYNQTLMGSASTVPADVFNCC is encoded by the coding sequence atgaacaAAACTGAAATGGGATCGCCCGCGAGCGGAAACTGCTCGTCCGGTTTACAAAACTACGGTTCTGAGTCGGATGAgcggaagaggaagaggaaagaGTCGAACAGAGAGTCGGCGAGGAGGTCGAGGATGAGGAAGCAGAAGCATCTGGACGATCTAACGGCTCAGGTCGCTTATCTCCGGGAAGAAAACAGCCATATCGTCGCCGGGATCGCCGTCACGACGCAGCAATACGTTACCATCGAGGCGGAGAACTCCATTCTCAGAGCTCAGTTTCTGGAGCTCAACCAACGACTAGATTCCCTCAACGAGATTGTGGAAATCGCCGGAGGATTTTGGATGGAAACTGGTCAGGGAGGAGGAGTGATCGGTTACGGAGGCGGTGGAGGAGGGTTTTACGACGGAGTGATGAATCCTCTAAATCTAGGGTTTTATAACCAAACTCTCATGGGTTCTGCTTCTACTGTTCCTGCTGATGTTTTCAACTGTTGTTAA